A window of Leptotrichia wadei contains these coding sequences:
- a CDS encoding Vpu — MFEKIMLVLSVIIIILAIITWTLKYINWKNEKKDKKNKPQ, encoded by the coding sequence ATGTTTGAAAAAATAATGTTAGTATTGTCTGTAATAATTATAATATTAGCAATTATAACTTGGACATTAAAATATATCAACTGGAAAAATGAAAAAAAAGATAAAAAAAATAAGCCCCAATAA